In Synechococcus sp. Nb3U1, one DNA window encodes the following:
- a CDS encoding U32 family peptidase, which yields MSASVETASSLRASAQLGGLPLLLAPAGDWDCAKAAVENGADAIYFGLERFNARMRARNFTEADLPELMAWLHQRGVRGYVTFNTLVFPSELTEAEGYIRSIVAAGVDAAIVQDIGMVRLIRHLSPDFPVHASTQMTITSGVGAEFAEQLGCELVVLARECSLKEIDKIRTHLAQKGSALPLEVFVHGALCVAYSGQCLTSESLGGRSANRGECAQACRMPYDLVVDGIRRDLGEKRYLLSPQDLAGLEVLPELVKAGIHCLKIEGRLKSPEYVANVTRVYRQALDALGAEQPWRLSRQDRYELEMSFSRGLYTGWFRGINNQELVHARFGKKRGVYLGQVLGILPNQVEIRLEAPLKAGDGVVFDQGQPDWPEQGGRVYRIEQRQGRAFLSFGQGDIDLKRIQVGDHLWKTSDPELEKRLRQSYAGEHPHFQRPIHIEVHGQAGSLLTLILRDEQGHTVQVDSPMPLVPAHRQPLSTEKLREQLGRLGATPFQLGSLHNCLEGAVMLPVSALNQMRREAVEQLQVLRAQPQRWQLKPEAHWQDLLPTLASRTDALEGSEMGSPELSVLVRDPAQLQAVLESGIQQIYLEFEDPRRYREVISASKTLHPELHLWVAPPRITKPGETWILKQVLAAGADGYLVRNYDHLEFFKDKQCIGDFSLNVANPITANYLKARYNLERLTASYDLNHEQLGSLLKAGPAHWYEVTIHQHVPMFHMEHCVFCAFLSEGTDYTNCGRPCEKHEVKLRDRANVEHILKADAGCRNTLYNGKAQTGADHVHKLLDLGLRYVRVEFLNEAPAQVKQTLRSYQQLLQGKLSGSQLWRVLKLQSQLGVTRGSLED from the coding sequence ATGAGTGCTTCTGTAGAAACTGCCTCTTCTTTAAGGGCCTCTGCCCAGCTTGGTGGGCTTCCTCTTCTTTTGGCTCCAGCTGGAGATTGGGACTGTGCCAAGGCGGCTGTGGAGAATGGAGCCGATGCCATTTACTTTGGGCTGGAACGGTTCAACGCGCGTATGCGGGCCCGCAACTTTACGGAGGCTGACCTACCGGAGTTGATGGCCTGGCTGCACCAACGAGGGGTACGGGGCTATGTAACCTTCAATACTTTGGTCTTTCCTTCTGAACTGACTGAGGCGGAGGGCTATATTCGCTCGATTGTGGCAGCGGGGGTGGATGCGGCGATTGTGCAGGATATCGGCATGGTGCGTCTGATTCGTCATCTCTCGCCGGATTTTCCCGTTCATGCCTCTACGCAAATGACCATTACAAGCGGGGTGGGAGCGGAGTTCGCTGAGCAACTGGGCTGTGAGCTAGTGGTATTGGCCCGCGAATGTTCCCTGAAGGAGATCGATAAAATTCGCACTCACCTAGCTCAGAAGGGATCCGCCCTCCCTCTGGAGGTGTTCGTGCATGGGGCTTTGTGTGTGGCTTATTCTGGGCAATGTTTGACCAGCGAATCGTTGGGGGGCCGCTCCGCCAATCGGGGGGAATGTGCCCAGGCTTGTCGCATGCCCTATGACTTGGTGGTAGATGGGATCCGCCGTGACTTGGGGGAAAAACGCTACCTGCTCAGCCCACAGGATTTGGCGGGGCTTGAGGTGTTGCCAGAGTTGGTTAAAGCTGGGATCCACTGTTTGAAGATCGAGGGGCGGCTCAAATCGCCAGAGTATGTAGCCAATGTAACGCGGGTGTATCGGCAAGCTTTGGATGCCCTGGGGGCGGAGCAACCGTGGCGGCTTTCTCGTCAGGATCGTTATGAGCTGGAGATGAGCTTTTCACGGGGGCTGTATACGGGCTGGTTTCGGGGCATCAACAACCAGGAGCTAGTGCACGCCCGCTTCGGGAAAAAACGAGGTGTTTATTTGGGGCAGGTGCTCGGGATCCTCCCTAACCAAGTGGAGATTCGCCTGGAAGCGCCTCTCAAGGCTGGGGATGGGGTGGTGTTCGACCAAGGGCAGCCGGATTGGCCGGAACAGGGGGGGCGGGTTTACCGCATCGAACAGAGGCAGGGACGGGCCTTCCTCAGTTTTGGACAGGGGGATATCGATCTCAAACGCATCCAAGTTGGGGATCACCTCTGGAAAACCAGTGATCCGGAATTGGAGAAACGCCTTCGCCAAAGTTATGCCGGGGAGCACCCCCACTTTCAGCGGCCTATCCATATCGAAGTTCACGGCCAAGCCGGATCCCTCCTCACCCTGATCCTGCGGGATGAGCAGGGCCATACTGTGCAAGTGGATTCGCCGATGCCGCTGGTGCCCGCCCATCGCCAACCTCTCTCCACTGAAAAACTACGAGAGCAACTAGGCCGCCTTGGAGCCACCCCCTTCCAGTTGGGATCCCTGCACAATTGCCTGGAGGGAGCGGTGATGTTGCCCGTGAGTGCCCTCAACCAAATGCGCCGCGAAGCCGTAGAACAATTGCAAGTCTTGCGGGCTCAACCCCAGCGCTGGCAACTGAAACCTGAGGCCCATTGGCAAGATCTCCTGCCGACTCTGGCCAGCAGGACGGACGCCCTGGAAGGTTCAGAAATGGGATCCCCAGAATTGTCGGTTTTGGTGCGGGATCCGGCTCAACTGCAAGCGGTGCTCGAAAGCGGCATCCAACAGATCTACCTCGAATTTGAGGATCCACGCCGGTATCGAGAGGTGATCTCCGCAAGCAAAACTTTGCATCCTGAGCTGCACCTTTGGGTGGCTCCACCCCGTATCACCAAACCAGGAGAAACCTGGATTTTGAAACAGGTGCTGGCTGCAGGGGCAGATGGCTATTTGGTAAGAAATTATGATCACCTGGAGTTTTTTAAGGATAAACAGTGTATTGGGGATTTTTCTTTGAATGTGGCCAATCCCATCACCGCCAATTATCTAAAAGCCCGGTATAATCTTGAGCGCTTAACCGCTTCTTATGATCTTAACCATGAGCAACTGGGATCCCTATTGAAAGCTGGCCCTGCCCACTGGTATGAGGTAACCATCCATCAGCATGTGCCCATGTTCCATATGGAACATTGTGTCTTTTGTGCTTTTTTGTCAGAGGGAACCGACTATACCAATTGTGGTCGCCCTTGTGAAAAGCATGAAGTGAAGCTACGAGATCGCGCCAACGTTGAACATATTTTGAAAGCGGATGCGGGCTGCCGCAATACCCTCTACAATGGTAAAGCCCAAACAGGGGCAG
- the sixA gene encoding phosphohistidine phosphatase SixA, with translation MVSEVEHSDEHHNAAEIKNSLEALSVDFIRHGIAEEPQAEMEDAFRALTDEGRKRCRKIARQLKEMGWKWNLILTSPLVRARQTAEIFSDEGLTKSVEVFEPLAPGGSFADLVRWQTQQDPLTSLASVGHQPDLSLWVQAAIGLCPTNSHTQAITLKKAGLAQVRFLEGRIDYRQGSLTLLLSPKVLLR, from the coding sequence ATGGTTTCTGAGGTCGAGCACAGCGATGAGCACCACAATGCAGCGGAGATAAAAAATTCGCTAGAGGCTCTTTCTGTAGATTTCATTCGCCACGGCATTGCCGAAGAACCTCAGGCGGAGATGGAAGATGCTTTTCGGGCACTGACAGACGAGGGCCGCAAACGCTGTCGCAAGATTGCCCGCCAACTCAAGGAGATGGGCTGGAAGTGGAACCTGATTCTGACTAGCCCCCTGGTGCGAGCCCGACAAACGGCTGAGATCTTCTCAGATGAAGGACTTACCAAAAGCGTAGAAGTGTTTGAACCCCTGGCTCCAGGAGGAAGTTTCGCCGATCTGGTGCGCTGGCAAACCCAGCAGGATCCCCTCACCTCCTTGGCCTCGGTCGGTCACCAGCCGGATTTGAGCCTGTGGGTGCAGGCGGCCATCGGGCTATGCCCCACCAACAGCCACACTCAAGCCATCACCCTCAAAAAAGCCGGTCTGGCCCAGGTACGGTTTTTAGAAGGCCGGATTGACTACCGACAGGGATCCCTGACGTTGTTGTTATCCCCGAAAGTGTTGCTGCGTTGA
- a CDS encoding lytic transglycosylase domain-containing protein, whose product MEILTNNKRLWAGLATGVLMTGSALGGAIWGSWQADGDYRSQAGPLEVASSPLDASQLPVSSTTAFLQAYAALQAGQAESALRHLEGLEDSLPVLTDEIWKLRAQAYETLRDKETAQGVWWPKVLEEYPNSPVAAYALWGMGRADELRQQFPTHPVTGRALKYLLGLSPERYDLLRDLAQHHPQTSGLTPLLDRWRQAQEGSLSSADWQIIADAYWEQREYGKAARAYGRAPATSQNLYRWGRSHQISREFPQAIAAYQALLAQFPDGPDASLTRRRLADLSDLPTAIELLKQVGSGSDKEAPEALLSLSQLYDRNASPQSAQATRQALWDRFPHSEAAANAAWTIAWNQAQAGNLNSAIAIAQQVGSGQRDTEMGAQLLYWAGKWREQQGDAEAARQTYQLVLNQFPHTYYGWRSAVQLGWPVGDFGSGRKAVEVDFEPVRLPLPDVSDATQTLHLIGARQLAWERWQGETPVQRDPRQMSITERFVTGILRNSAGEHLRGINQVTALRFSEDPDPMLDTLKQRQDFWQAIYPLHYYANPDNSWGGDPYTQSGMARWSRQFNLNPLMVASLIRQESRFEPEIVSVSGALGLMQVMPATGQWIAQQIGLAQYSLTNPADNLYLGSWYLDYTHRTYQDNTMLALASYNGGPGNVGRWLNQYGLTDPDLFVEQIPFAETRGYVKSVFGNYWNYWQLYTQEGRTLVSQRL is encoded by the coding sequence ATGGAGATCCTGACAAACAACAAACGGCTCTGGGCAGGATTGGCTACCGGTGTATTGATGACGGGATCCGCCCTGGGTGGGGCCATCTGGGGATCCTGGCAAGCGGATGGAGATTACCGCTCTCAAGCAGGGCCTCTGGAAGTGGCTTCCAGTCCTCTAGATGCCAGCCAACTCCCCGTATCTTCCACCACTGCCTTTTTGCAAGCCTATGCTGCTCTGCAAGCCGGCCAAGCCGAATCTGCTCTACGACACTTAGAGGGGTTAGAAGACAGCCTGCCGGTTCTCACTGATGAAATTTGGAAACTGCGGGCTCAAGCCTACGAAACATTACGAGATAAAGAAACAGCCCAAGGGGTTTGGTGGCCCAAGGTTCTAGAGGAATACCCCAATAGCCCTGTCGCTGCCTATGCCCTCTGGGGCATGGGACGTGCGGATGAACTACGGCAGCAATTTCCCACCCACCCGGTCACTGGACGTGCCCTCAAGTATTTGCTGGGTCTCAGCCCAGAACGCTATGACCTGCTGCGGGATTTGGCCCAACATCATCCGCAAACCTCTGGGTTAACGCCCCTGTTGGATCGCTGGCGGCAAGCTCAGGAGGGATCCCTTTCATCTGCGGATTGGCAGATCATTGCCGATGCCTATTGGGAACAGCGGGAATACGGCAAAGCGGCCCGTGCCTACGGTCGTGCCCCGGCTACTTCTCAAAATCTCTACCGCTGGGGCCGTAGCCACCAGATCTCGCGGGAATTCCCTCAGGCGATAGCCGCCTACCAAGCCCTGCTGGCGCAGTTTCCCGATGGGCCAGATGCCTCTCTCACCCGTCGCCGCCTAGCGGATCTGAGCGACCTGCCCACAGCCATTGAGTTGCTCAAACAGGTGGGATCTGGTTCTGATAAAGAAGCCCCGGAAGCCCTGCTCAGCCTCAGCCAACTGTACGATCGCAACGCCAGCCCCCAATCGGCCCAAGCCACTCGCCAAGCCCTCTGGGATCGTTTTCCCCACAGCGAAGCCGCCGCCAACGCCGCCTGGACAATAGCTTGGAACCAAGCCCAAGCGGGCAACCTCAACTCAGCCATTGCCATCGCCCAACAGGTGGGATCCGGCCAACGGGATACGGAAATGGGGGCTCAACTGCTCTACTGGGCGGGCAAATGGCGAGAACAACAGGGGGATGCAGAAGCGGCCCGACAAACCTATCAGTTGGTGTTGAACCAGTTTCCCCATACCTACTACGGCTGGCGGTCGGCGGTACAACTGGGCTGGCCTGTGGGGGATTTTGGTAGTGGTCGCAAGGCGGTAGAGGTGGATTTTGAGCCGGTGCGTCTACCGCTGCCGGACGTTTCCGATGCCACTCAAACCCTACATCTGATTGGGGCGAGGCAACTGGCCTGGGAACGCTGGCAGGGAGAAACCCCCGTCCAACGAGATCCCCGACAAATGAGCATTACAGAACGCTTTGTCACGGGTATTTTGCGCAACAGTGCCGGGGAGCATCTGCGGGGCATTAACCAAGTGACAGCTCTGCGCTTCAGCGAGGATCCGGATCCTATGTTGGATACGTTGAAGCAACGGCAGGATTTCTGGCAAGCCATTTATCCACTGCACTACTACGCCAACCCAGACAATTCTTGGGGCGGGGATCCCTACACCCAATCCGGCATGGCCCGCTGGTCCCGGCAATTTAACCTCAACCCGTTGATGGTGGCTTCTCTGATCCGGCAGGAATCACGGTTTGAACCAGAGATCGTCTCAGTATCTGGGGCTTTGGGCTTAATGCAGGTGATGCCCGCCACGGGGCAATGGATTGCTCAGCAGATTGGCCTAGCCCAATATAGCCTCACCAACCCCGCCGATAACCTCTACTTGGGATCCTGGTATTTGGACTACACCCATCGCACCTACCAAGACAACACCATGCTGGCTTTGGCCAGTTATAATGGCGGCCCCGGCAATGTCGGCAGATGGTTGAATCAGTACGGCCTCACGGATCCCGACCTGTTTGTGGAGCAGATCCCGTTTGCTGAGACCCGGGGTTACGTCAAGTCGGTGTTTGGCAACTACTGGAACTATTGGCAACTCTACACCCAGGAGGGGCGTACTCTGGTAAGCCAACGCCTCTAG
- a CDS encoding AI-2E family transporter: MTISVSSVALVVATGMLLLLLWQLRSLVLTVMIAVVVAAALAPLVDMAERMRIPRWLAVVVVYLSLIAGITGLALLIGPTVVTQTERLLVKLPSYLERLQLLVDTWITDLAGVDPAVIDYLNQVLNPQSITAWAIRSGQQLLVQSYDFTRGLLGALLTTLLTIFISGYMLVSGSGLIQGLVELFPYPWNERLAQQVHPMAQRMGGYIQGRVLVSAILGVMITVSLRFLGLSEFAIALGVIAGFTNLIPFIGPVLGSLPALVVAIVQGGWTFLWVLILYVAIQNLETYVLDPLLVGSSVRVKPLYQLLAVLGGTQLLGIIGAVIVPPWVAGAAVLLENLYLKPKQEAETQAKLHPDPSHPYASAPPASAGNGHLVSEQDVQGAGFEEIPAVSPGSQESEEADLPLSGRKG, encoded by the coding sequence TTGACGATCTCTGTGTCTTCAGTGGCCCTAGTGGTGGCGACGGGGATGCTGCTTCTGTTGTTGTGGCAACTGCGAAGCCTGGTGCTGACAGTGATGATCGCAGTGGTGGTGGCCGCGGCGCTGGCTCCCCTGGTGGATATGGCGGAGCGGATGCGGATCCCTCGCTGGCTAGCGGTGGTGGTAGTGTATCTGAGCCTGATTGCCGGGATCACAGGGTTGGCTCTGTTGATCGGCCCGACGGTAGTGACCCAGACCGAACGGTTGCTGGTGAAATTGCCCTCTTATCTAGAGCGGTTGCAGTTGCTGGTGGATACCTGGATTACGGATCTGGCAGGGGTGGATCCGGCGGTGATCGACTATTTGAATCAGGTACTCAACCCACAATCCATCACAGCGTGGGCGATTCGCTCTGGGCAACAGTTGTTGGTGCAATCCTATGACTTCACGCGGGGCTTACTGGGGGCGTTGCTGACCACCTTGCTGACGATTTTTATCTCTGGCTACATGTTGGTGAGCGGTTCTGGCCTGATTCAGGGTTTGGTGGAGCTGTTTCCGTACCCTTGGAATGAGCGGTTGGCCCAACAGGTGCACCCGATGGCCCAGCGGATGGGGGGCTATATCCAGGGTCGCGTGCTGGTTTCCGCCATTTTGGGGGTGATGATCACCGTCTCGTTGCGCTTTTTGGGCCTGTCGGAGTTTGCTATCGCCTTGGGGGTAATTGCCGGATTTACCAACCTCATCCCCTTCATTGGGCCAGTGCTGGGATCCCTGCCTGCTCTGGTGGTGGCGATTGTGCAAGGAGGCTGGACCTTCTTGTGGGTGCTGATCCTCTATGTAGCCATCCAAAACCTGGAAACCTACGTATTGGATCCCCTGTTGGTGGGATCCTCTGTGCGGGTGAAACCCCTGTACCAGTTGTTGGCGGTGTTAGGGGGTACGCAGTTATTGGGTATCATCGGGGCGGTGATTGTTCCTCCTTGGGTGGCGGGTGCGGCAGTGCTGCTAGAAAATCTCTACCTGAAGCCTAAGCAGGAGGCAGAAACCCAAGCGAAATTGCATCCGGATCCCTCCCATCCGTATGCCTCTGCCCCGCCAGCCTCAGCCGGTAATGGTCATCTGGTCTCGGAACAGGATGTCCAAGGAGCTGGATTTGAAGAGATCCCTGCAGTCAGTCCTGGTTCTCAGGAGTCTGAGGAAGCTGATCTACCCCTTTCGGGGCGCAAAGGCTGA
- a CDS encoding cobyric acid synthase: MNVCEGSLVAHPHQQALGQSLMVVGTSSHVGKTLLVTALCRILKRAGKRVAPFKAQNMSLNAYVTAEGKEIAYAQALQAWASGIPPAVEMNPILLKPQGNLTSQVILNGVATGTYRAGEYYERWFEPGWQAVTAALAHLQHYYDWIICEGAGSPAEVNLKHRDLVNMRVALHLGSPTWLVADIDRGGALAHVVGTLQLLEPKERALIRGIVINKFRGSRELLQPGLDWLENYTGIPVVGVLPWLDLALPQEDSLGIEAMSRAQPQLLEDRRESVSQRALSGSQLEIAVIRLPKIANFSDFDPLVAEPSVRLRWVHPGEALGSPDVVILPGSKTTLADLFTLAKTGLADQLRQYSGQIVGICGGLQMLGEKITDPEGIEGVAGTYPGLGFLPLTTILEPIKVTQQIQTHIQWPTQAPILGYEIHQGSTQAHPAGCLSLFERENLGWRDPSGRVWGSYLHGLFDNHLWRRQWLNQLRRQKNWDPLPELEGHYSQQREQLLEHLADLWQPHLELSLFSG; the protein is encoded by the coding sequence ATGAATGTGTGTGAGGGATCCTTGGTGGCCCATCCACATCAGCAGGCCCTAGGCCAGTCCTTAATGGTGGTAGGAACTTCCTCCCATGTGGGCAAGACACTGCTGGTGACGGCTCTGTGCCGCATTCTCAAAAGAGCGGGGAAAAGGGTTGCCCCCTTCAAGGCTCAAAATATGTCTCTCAATGCCTACGTGACTGCCGAGGGCAAAGAGATCGCCTACGCGCAGGCCCTGCAAGCCTGGGCATCTGGGATCCCGCCTGCGGTGGAAATGAACCCGATCCTCCTCAAACCACAGGGGAACCTCACTTCCCAAGTGATCTTGAATGGGGTAGCAACAGGCACCTACCGAGCCGGAGAATATTACGAACGCTGGTTTGAACCCGGCTGGCAAGCTGTGACCGCAGCCCTGGCCCACCTACAACACTATTACGACTGGATTATCTGTGAGGGAGCAGGTAGTCCGGCAGAAGTCAACCTCAAACATCGGGATCTGGTGAACATGCGAGTCGCCTTGCATCTGGGATCCCCCACTTGGTTGGTAGCAGATATCGACCGCGGCGGGGCCTTAGCCCATGTGGTGGGTACACTCCAACTGCTGGAGCCAAAAGAACGCGCTTTGATCCGGGGCATTGTGATCAACAAATTTCGGGGTTCCCGAGAACTCTTGCAGCCGGGGCTGGATTGGCTAGAAAACTACACAGGGATCCCTGTGGTTGGGGTCTTACCTTGGCTAGATTTGGCTCTGCCCCAGGAAGATTCCCTGGGGATCGAAGCCATGAGTCGGGCCCAGCCACAACTCTTAGAAGATCGGCGAGAAAGTGTCAGTCAGAGGGCTTTGAGCGGATCCCAGTTGGAGATCGCCGTGATTCGTTTGCCCAAGATCGCCAATTTCTCGGATTTTGACCCTCTAGTGGCGGAGCCAAGTGTTCGTCTGCGTTGGGTGCACCCCGGTGAGGCATTGGGATCCCCGGATGTCGTCATTCTACCCGGCAGCAAAACCACCCTTGCAGATCTATTCACCCTCGCAAAGACAGGCTTGGCCGACCAACTGCGTCAGTACTCCGGGCAGATTGTCGGCATTTGCGGCGGTCTACAGATGTTGGGGGAAAAGATCACGGATCCCGAGGGAATAGAAGGAGTTGCGGGTACCTATCCTGGGCTGGGGTTTCTCCCCCTGACAACGATCCTCGAACCCATCAAAGTTACACAGCAGATCCAGACCCATATTCAATGGCCTACCCAGGCTCCCATCCTGGGTTACGAAATTCACCAGGGATCCACTCAGGCACATCCTGCTGGCTGTCTATCTCTGTTCGAGCGAGAGAACTTAGGTTGGCGGGATCCGTCCGGTCGGGTTTGGGGCAGCTACCTACACGGCCTCTTCGACAACCACCTTTGGCGACGGCAATGGCTCAACCAACTCAGACGACAAAAAAATTGGGATCCCTTGCCAGAACTGGAAGGCCATTACTCTCAGCAACGGGAGCAACTGCTAGAACACTTGGCGGATCTGTGGCAACCCCATCTGGAGTTGAGCCTGTTTTCGGGGTGA
- a CDS encoding EAL domain-containing protein, translating to MRSPKQTKAPLKLLATVEVLPGLSTSSQEVAQEVSSSLYELDQLSAMVALGIPLLEFSNSLLQVLQTRIPSVLGALILEDENGSEGGTLNPIPSPHLPPSYQRALRQSLQVSCNNIFWTVYRNGEPIIQMDIPQGEQTWSHWDWAISSGLSTCWVFPIFALDEDGAVVGLLALFSSSKEAPDSENWQLIEEIIQLASVGIQRHRCETQLQRLQESYGQLLNSLPGILWEADGRTLMLNSISESIESLLGYPMQHYLTSHLFWNEAVHPEDRQRVHQARLGVLKGQRNLEATDYRSESLRYRLVSSTGQAILVQEYLTAYRDSSEKSVLRGHVTVLEVAVPLNEMPIVSSEEELFSNSSSPSPNGVRHSSPGSDNNLSLVEQMPLKQKQNSTKIEFINPPELEDDEVLELREAIHRQELKVYYHGILSLDSEKLIGFEALLRWEHPRLGLLSPRQFWRIAEHSGLALEIGWWVLETACQKVLQWQDVFMPSSPLSLCVNLSPLQLEQEDFVQRLTSILDMMHFPANQLMLEITEDTMMMFSKMTQLRLAKLKSKQITFNVDNFGSGFCSLHQLNQLPISALKIDPFFIQELNGDQQSQELIQAIINLAHDLNLQVIAEGVETSEQYACLKELGCKFAQGYLFHQPLPSDLVRHLFVQPSPPPPRKQKRRSRKTA from the coding sequence GCCTTTCTACTTCCTCACAAGAAGTTGCCCAAGAGGTGTCCTCTAGCCTATACGAGCTAGACCAGCTTTCTGCCATGGTCGCGCTAGGGATCCCTTTGCTGGAGTTCAGCAACAGCCTGCTCCAAGTCCTCCAAACCCGGATCCCTTCTGTCTTGGGAGCGTTGATCCTGGAAGATGAGAATGGAAGCGAGGGGGGAACGCTAAATCCTATTCCCTCGCCACATCTGCCCCCTAGTTACCAGCGTGCACTTCGCCAATCTCTTCAGGTGTCCTGTAACAACATTTTCTGGACTGTCTACAGGAACGGTGAACCGATCATCCAAATGGACATCCCACAGGGAGAACAGACCTGGAGCCATTGGGACTGGGCCATCTCCTCAGGATTATCTACTTGCTGGGTTTTTCCAATCTTTGCTTTGGATGAGGATGGGGCTGTCGTTGGGCTTTTGGCTTTGTTCAGCAGTTCCAAGGAGGCTCCCGACTCAGAAAATTGGCAACTGATCGAAGAGATCATTCAATTGGCTAGCGTCGGTATCCAGCGACATCGCTGTGAGACTCAGCTGCAAAGGCTACAAGAGAGCTACGGCCAGCTGCTCAATAGCTTGCCAGGGATCCTATGGGAAGCAGATGGGCGAACTCTGATGCTGAACAGTATCAGTGAATCCATAGAGTCTCTGCTGGGGTACCCTATGCAGCACTACTTGACCAGTCATCTTTTTTGGAATGAAGCTGTTCATCCCGAAGATCGGCAAAGGGTGCATCAAGCCAGGCTGGGTGTTCTGAAAGGCCAGAGAAATCTAGAAGCGACTGATTACCGAAGTGAGTCTTTGCGATATCGACTGGTCAGCTCGACCGGGCAAGCCATTTTGGTGCAAGAATACTTGACCGCCTATCGAGATTCTTCGGAAAAATCAGTTCTCAGAGGGCACGTTACGGTACTTGAAGTTGCCGTTCCCTTGAATGAAATGCCGATAGTGAGTTCCGAGGAAGAGCTATTTTCTAATTCATCTTCTCCGTCGCCTAATGGTGTGCGCCACAGCTCCCCAGGTTCTGATAATAATCTCTCGCTAGTAGAACAAATGCCCCTAAAGCAGAAGCAGAATTCTACAAAAATTGAATTCATCAATCCTCCTGAATTAGAGGATGACGAAGTTCTGGAGCTTAGAGAGGCAATCCATCGACAAGAATTAAAGGTGTATTACCACGGCATTCTCTCACTAGATTCAGAGAAGCTGATTGGCTTTGAAGCCCTGCTGAGATGGGAACATCCACGACTGGGTCTTCTTTCTCCCCGTCAGTTCTGGCGAATTGCCGAACATTCTGGCTTGGCTTTAGAGATTGGCTGGTGGGTTCTGGAAACAGCTTGTCAAAAGGTGTTGCAGTGGCAGGATGTTTTCATGCCCTCCTCTCCCTTGTCGCTGTGCGTGAATTTGTCTCCTCTACAACTGGAACAGGAGGATTTCGTCCAACGACTAACCTCAATTTTAGACATGATGCATTTCCCCGCTAACCAACTGATGTTGGAGATCACCGAAGATACGATGATGATGTTTAGCAAAATGACACAACTTAGACTGGCGAAGCTTAAATCCAAGCAAATAACCTTTAATGTTGATAACTTTGGCTCTGGCTTTTGCTCCTTACATCAGCTCAACCAACTCCCCATTTCTGCTCTTAAGATAGATCCTTTCTTCATTCAGGAGCTGAACGGTGACCAACAAAGTCAGGAGCTGATTCAAGCCATTATTAACCTTGCTCACGATTTAAATCTACAGGTGATTGCAGAAGGGGTGGAAACCTCGGAGCAATATGCTTGCCTTAAGGAATTAGGCTGCAAATTTGCCCAAGGTTACCTTTTTCATCAGCCCCTACCCAGTGATCTGGTGCGGCACCTTTTTGTTCAGCCCTCTCCCCCTCCTCCTCGGAAGCAGAAGCGACGCTCCCGTAAAACTGCTTGA